One region of Bacillus zhangzhouensis genomic DNA includes:
- the thrS gene encoding threonine--tRNA ligase produces MSEHIQLTFPDGAVKEFDKTATTEDIAASISPGLKKKALAGKLNGKEIDLRTPLLESGTIEIITDKSEEALDIMRHSTAHLLAQAIKRLYGKEHHVQFGVGPVIENGFYYDVDIDVAITPEDLPKIEKEMRKIINSNLPIERIEVSREEAKKRFEAIGDELKLELLEAIPEGETVTIYEQGEFFDLCRGIHLPSTGKIKEFKLLSLAGAYWRGDSNNQMLQRIYGTAFFSKEDLKEHLRLLEEAKERDHRKLGKELKLFAHSQKVGQGLPLWLPKGATIRRVIERYIVDKEVRLGYEHVYTPVLASVELYKTSGHWAHYQEDMFPVMEMDNEDLVLRPMNCPHHMMIYKNELHSYRELPIRIAELGTMHRYEMSGALSGLQRVRGMTLNDAHIFVRPDQIKDEFIRTVRLIEEVYQDFGLNDYTFRLSYRDPEDTEKYFDDDAMWNKAQSMLKDAMDELGHDYYEAEGEAAFYGPKLDVQVRTALGKEETLSTVQLDFLLPERFDLTYIGEDGKHHRPVVIHRGVVSTMERFVAFLIEEYKGALPTWLAPVQFQVIPVSPSVHLDYAKKVQERLQLEGLRVELDSRDEKIGYKIREAQMQKIPYMLVVGDQEAENGAVNVRKYGEQDSETMDLEAFVKHAVAEAKK; encoded by the coding sequence ATGTCAGAACACATTCAACTTACATTTCCAGATGGAGCAGTCAAGGAGTTTGACAAAACAGCTACAACAGAAGACATCGCGGCATCAATTAGCCCGGGCCTAAAGAAAAAAGCACTTGCCGGTAAATTGAACGGTAAAGAAATAGATCTTCGTACGCCGCTGTTAGAAAGCGGGACAATCGAGATCATCACAGATAAAAGTGAAGAAGCACTCGACATTATGCGCCACAGTACAGCACATTTGCTAGCACAGGCGATTAAACGTCTTTATGGAAAAGAGCATCACGTTCAGTTTGGTGTCGGTCCTGTCATCGAAAATGGCTTCTACTACGATGTGGACATCGATGTTGCTATCACACCTGAAGACTTACCAAAGATTGAAAAAGAAATGAGGAAAATCATTAACAGCAATCTGCCAATTGAGCGAATTGAAGTATCAAGAGAAGAAGCGAAAAAGCGCTTTGAAGCGATTGGTGATGAATTGAAACTTGAACTGTTAGAGGCGATTCCAGAAGGTGAAACTGTGACGATTTATGAGCAGGGTGAATTCTTTGACCTCTGCCGCGGGATTCACTTGCCGTCTACAGGAAAAATCAAAGAGTTTAAACTGTTAAGCCTTGCAGGTGCATACTGGAGAGGTGACAGTAACAACCAAATGCTTCAGCGTATTTATGGAACAGCTTTCTTCAGCAAAGAAGATTTAAAGGAACATTTACGTCTGCTTGAAGAAGCGAAAGAACGTGATCACCGTAAGCTTGGAAAAGAGCTGAAGCTGTTTGCGCATTCCCAAAAGGTTGGTCAAGGACTTCCGCTTTGGTTGCCAAAAGGCGCAACGATCCGCCGCGTCATTGAGCGTTACATTGTCGATAAAGAAGTGCGTCTTGGCTATGAGCATGTGTATACACCAGTTCTTGCAAGTGTTGAACTGTATAAAACATCAGGACACTGGGCGCATTATCAAGAAGACATGTTCCCAGTGATGGAAATGGACAACGAAGATCTTGTTCTTCGTCCGATGAACTGTCCGCACCATATGATGATTTACAAAAACGAGCTGCACAGCTACCGTGAATTGCCAATTCGTATTGCAGAGCTTGGTACAATGCACCGCTATGAAATGTCAGGTGCGTTATCCGGCCTTCAGCGTGTTCGCGGTATGACATTAAACGATGCACACATCTTTGTTCGTCCAGATCAAATCAAAGACGAGTTCATCCGTACAGTTCGCTTAATTGAAGAAGTGTATCAAGACTTTGGCTTGAATGACTACACATTCCGCTTATCTTACCGTGATCCAGAAGATACTGAGAAGTATTTCGATGATGATGCGATGTGGAATAAAGCACAATCGATGCTGAAGGATGCAATGGACGAGCTTGGTCACGACTATTATGAAGCGGAAGGCGAAGCGGCATTTTATGGTCCGAAACTTGATGTACAAGTGAGGACAGCTCTTGGAAAAGAAGAGACATTATCCACTGTACAGCTTGATTTCTTACTTCCAGAACGCTTCGATCTCACATATATTGGAGAAGATGGAAAGCACCATCGTCCAGTCGTGATTCATAGAGGTGTTGTTTCTACAATGGAACGCTTCGTTGCCTTCTTAATTGAAGAATACAAAGGAGCTCTGCCAACATGGCTGGCACCTGTACAATTCCAAGTGATCCCGGTTTCACCGTCTGTTCATTTAGACTATGCGAAAAAAGTGCAAGAACGATTGCAGCTTGAAGGCCTTCGTGTAGAGCTTGACAGCCGCGATGAAAAAATTGGATACAAAATTAGAGAAGCGCAAATGCAAAAGATTCCGTACATGCTTGTCGTCGGAGATCAAGAAGCAGAAAATGGTGCTGTCAATGTCAGAAAATACGGGGAACAAGATTCAGAAACAATGGATCTCGAAGCCTTTGTGAAACATGCAGTAGCAGAAGCGAAAAAATAA
- the ytxC gene encoding putative sporulation protein YtxC — MLEIIFEDEYDTAAFLHLAEHLDSRHHMSIQQGKDRLLIEAKESEEALEHIVRPLLVHFFLECKENERMRSILENTYLFKDPEEQHQILSIAHSIMNGDLDDIPGIQQDPSREALLKKELEAISLQQGVFSIGSFMTFRLSEYDRRLKDYVEVSIEEYKMEQEYQNFIQSLRDYVMAREPRLKKIHVVHQDRLVIWEFRYASERDQKQYIDRQFVREHPMYIDSQLIAPLVSIAPQKIDLFTNDTGHSMVQTIQNIFQERVEVFPSHSFQEQNVQFVHAHFNKKSEKLS; from the coding sequence ATGCTTGAAATAATCTTTGAAGATGAATATGATACCGCCGCTTTTTTACATCTTGCTGAACACTTGGACAGTCGGCATCACATGTCCATTCAACAAGGGAAAGACAGGCTTCTCATAGAGGCGAAGGAATCAGAAGAAGCACTTGAGCACATTGTGCGGCCATTATTGGTTCACTTTTTTTTGGAATGCAAAGAAAATGAGCGCATGCGTAGCATCCTTGAAAACACCTATTTATTTAAAGATCCCGAAGAGCAGCACCAAATTCTTTCCATCGCTCACAGTATCATGAACGGGGATTTAGATGATATTCCCGGCATTCAGCAAGACCCGTCAAGAGAAGCCCTTTTAAAAAAGGAACTTGAGGCGATTTCTTTACAGCAAGGTGTTTTTTCAATTGGTTCATTTATGACATTTAGGCTGTCAGAGTATGACAGAAGGCTGAAGGACTATGTTGAAGTGTCCATTGAAGAATATAAAATGGAGCAAGAGTATCAAAATTTCATTCAATCGCTTCGAGACTATGTGATGGCAAGAGAGCCTAGGCTCAAAAAAATACATGTTGTGCATCAGGACCGCCTGGTGATTTGGGAATTTCGCTATGCTTCTGAGCGTGATCAAAAACAATACATAGACAGACAGTTTGTAAGAGAGCATCCAATGTATATTGATTCGCAGCTGATTGCACCGCTCGTTTCCATTGCACCGCAAAAAATTGACCTATTTACAAATGATACAGGTCACTCAATGGTGCAAACCATTCAAAATATTTTTCAAGAAAGGGTCGAGGTGTTCCCGTCTCATTCTTTCCAAGAGCAGAATGTACAATTTGTACATGCTCATTTCAACAAGAAAAGTGAAAAGCTTTCTTGA
- a CDS encoding TVP38/TMEM64 family protein, whose amino-acid sequence MNKRKWLLFLVIGILAAALWWLIKQHLQLTPKDVKNWVLQFGMLSPFVFLFLSLFRPFVLVPITVFSLAAGLAFGSVLGTIYALIGATAGATGSFLIASTFHVKKKETESNSRKLKAVTSRIQEHGFLYILLLRIAPIHFDFVSYAAAASRANYRAFVAATFLGLMPGTIALNVLGSSFVSGNYAALVVVCLIYLIFISVPLILKRKMPDLF is encoded by the coding sequence GTGAACAAAAGAAAATGGCTGCTTTTTCTTGTGATTGGCATACTTGCTGCTGCGCTGTGGTGGCTGATTAAACAGCATCTTCAGCTGACGCCGAAAGATGTGAAGAATTGGGTGCTTCAATTTGGGATGCTGTCTCCCTTTGTTTTTCTTTTCTTATCTCTTTTTCGTCCGTTTGTTCTCGTCCCGATTACGGTCTTTTCGCTGGCAGCAGGTTTGGCATTCGGCAGTGTCCTTGGGACAATTTATGCCCTCATTGGGGCTACAGCTGGGGCAACAGGCTCCTTTCTGATTGCTTCAACCTTTCATGTAAAAAAGAAGGAAACGGAATCAAACAGCCGAAAGCTGAAAGCGGTGACGTCCCGCATTCAGGAGCATGGATTTCTTTATATTTTGTTATTGCGTATTGCACCGATTCATTTTGATTTTGTCAGCTATGCGGCAGCCGCTTCACGTGCAAACTATCGTGCATTTGTGGCAGCTACCTTTTTAGGCTTAATGCCGGGTACAATTGCGTTAAATGTTCTTGGCTCAAGCTTTGTCAGCGGCAATTATGCTGCTTTAGTGGTTGTTTGTTTGATTTATTTGATCTTTATCTCCGTTCCACTCATTTTAAAAAGAAAGATGCCTGATTTATTTTAG